In Syntrophaceae bacterium, the sequence ACCGCCTCCGCCTCCAGGTCCGACCGCTGTCCGGCGGCGTCCTCCACGGTGAGGACGATCCCGCCGTCCCGGGAGGCGGCGGCGACCGCCTTCCGGCCCGTCAGGATCCGCACACCTTCGGCCTCCAGCATTCCCGCCAGCCTGTCCGCGAGCTCCCGATCCTCCCGCATCAGCACCCGAGGCAGCATCTCCACGACCGTCGTTTCCACCCCCAGCCGGTTCAGGGCAGCCGACAGCTCGATGCCGACGGCGCCGCCTCCGAGGACAAGAAGCGAGGCCGGCAGCCGCTCCAGCGCAAATACGTTCCGGTTGGTGAGAAAAGGGACGGATTCGAGGCCCGGAACCGGCGGGACCAGGGGGCCGGAACCGGTGGCGATGACGAAGCGCCGGGCCGAGAGAACCGTCCCGTCCAGATCGATCCTGTGCGGATCCAAAAATCGCGGGCTGCCGAACCGGACATCGATCCCCAGGCCTCGGAAACTCTCCGGGGGGTGCCCTTCGTAAACCTTGTTCACCACTGCCCGGACATGGTCCAGGACGCCCGAGGGATCGATCCGGAGGGGACCCTCCACCCGGAGGCCGAACCGCTCCCCGTCCCGGATCTGCCGGCAGGCCCGGGCCGACCGGATCAGGGTCTTGCTGGGGACGCATCCGTTCCAGGTGCACTCGCCGCCCAGGCGGTCCCTTTCCACCAGGGCCACTTTCTTGCCGAGGCCCGCGGCCAGCTTCGAGGAGACGAAGCCCGCCGCCCCCCCGCCGATGACGATCAGGTCGAATTCATTCCCGTCCATGATCCCGCCTCCTTTTCAAAAGCCACTCCCGGAACGCCGGGCCGAGGCCGGCCGGCGGATCCGCGGCGATGCGCTCCAGGTCCTCCGCCGTGTCGATGTCGCTGCGGGATGGCATGACGAAGACCCTGCGCCCGTTCTTTTCCAGGATCTCCAGGGTTTTTGAAAATACCTCCCCGGTGCTCCAGGGGATTCCCGCAAACGCCTCCGGCGGAAAGGTCTCCCGACGGAAGCCGATCAGGTAATAGCCGCCGTCACGGGCCGGGCCGAGGACGGCGTCGTGGCCGTCGAGACCTGTGAGTGCCTGCCGCACAAGGTCTCCGCCCAGGCCCGGGACGTCGCTGCCGACGAGGACCGCCTTCCGGAATCCCCCGGAGAACGCCTCCCGGAACCCGGCGACCATCCGCACCCCAAGGTCCGCTCCCCGCTGGGGCCGGTAGCCCGGCCCTTGTCCGAGCCAGCTGGCCGTGGCCTCCCTAGCCTCCGGAGGATCGTAGAGGACGGTCAGGGCATGATCTCCCGATGCCAGGGACCGAACGGCATCGGCCGCCAGGGCCTCGTAGAGGGAGCGGGCCGCCTCCGGGCCGAGGGCGGCGGCGAGCCGCGATTTGACGGGGACGAAGCCGGGGTGCTTGACCATCAAAAGAACGCAGCGCTCAGGGGCCATCCCGGAACACCTCGATGAAATCAACCCAGGAGACGGCGGCCTCTCCCGTGTTGTCCGAGTCGTTCATGATCCCCAGGCTCGCGGCGGCCGGCGGGTCCGTTCCGAAGGCTCGCCGGTAGTCCCGGAGGATGTCCGCGCTTTCGTCCCGCCACCGGCCGACGAAACGGGGGCCCTTCTCCAGGGCGAGGAGCTTCGCCCGGTCCGTGAAGGGGCTGGTGAAGAGGGAGGGCGCATCCTCGCGGCCGGCCCAGACGTAGTTCAGGGTGCTGTGGGGCGGGTACTCGCCGTATAGCGCTTTTGCGATCCCGTAGACCGCCCGGTCAAGGGCGGAGGCCTTCTCCGGATCATACCGGAATACCACGTAGATCCGGATGGGGTAGTCATCACCGGCCTTACCGCCCGTGTCGCCACGGGCGTACACGTTGGAGATCTTCCAGCGCCAGCGAAGCTTGGGGTAGTCGTAGACGTTGAATTCCCGGCGGTATACGAGGCCGGAGGCGGAGCCGCGGCTCTCGGCCCGAAGGACCGTTTCGCCGTCCCGGTTCTCGACGGCGTAACGGGAATGGGCCTTCACTTTCGGGAAGGCGACGGGCCGCCAGGCGTCGAGGCTCCGGAAATCTTCCCGGAACAGGACGGACCGCTCCGCCGCGAAGACAACCGCGGCCAGGAGGAGGCAGGCGGCCAGGCAGAGGATCGGGACCGGCATGGTGCGGAAGGGCGGCGTTCTCATGGCGTCAGGGATAAAACCGGGCGAGCCGCCCGGGGGAGACGCCCAGGAGGTAAAGGCCGATGAGCGTCCAGTTTCGGAGGGTGCAGCGGAGGATCCCCTCCCTCTCCCAGCGCCGTGCCGAGGTGGACACCCGCGCCTCCAGGAAGACAACCCGGTCTCCGCGCCGCTTGATCCGCCGCATCAGGTCCACGTCTTCCATGAGGGGGATCTCCCGGTAGCCGCCGATCGCTTGGAAATAGGATCGGCGGAGGAAAATGGCCTGGTCCCCGTAGGGAATCCGGGTGATCCGGGACCGGCGGGAAGCGGTCCGCTCGATCACCCGGAAGGCCATCCGGGGCGAGCGGATGGACAGGTCGAAGGCCCCCGCCGCGGCCGTTTCGTCCGCCATGGCCCGCCGGATCATGGAGAAGGCCCTGTCCGGAAGGTCCGTGTCGGCATGGAGAAACAGGAGAATCTCCCCCGAGGCCTGTGCGGCGCCCCGGTTCATCTGGACCGCCCGGCCCTGCGGCGCCGTCAGGCCGATCACGTCCGGATCCGCGAGGGCCTTCAGGGTGTTTCCTTCGGGGGCGCCGTCCACGATGAGGATCTCCGGAGTCGCCCCGGCCTCGACGGCCCGGATCCGGCGGATCCGCTCGCCGATGCCCGCCTCTTCTCCGAAAACAGGAACAATGACGGATATGTCAGGCCTTGTCTTCATGGGATGCCCTGCATTGTAATAGACCCGGACAGGCAATGCAACGCAGAAGGGACGTCGGGCTCCGGAACAATTTTGTCCTTTTCGCCTTGAATCAAACCTTCAAAAACACTATAAGGGGTCGCTCCATCATCAATGCGAAAAGGGAGGGATGAGACCATGAAGGGGAAGGAAATCAAAGCGGAAAAGCTGAATACGGACCAGTTCATTCAGGAACAGGTGAAGGAGATCCGCAAGGCCGTCGGAAAGGGGTATGCCGTCAACGCGCTGTCCGGCGGGGTCGATTCCTCCGTTGTCACGGCCCTGGCCCACCGCGCCCTGGGCGACCGGCTCAAGACATACTTCATCGAGAACGGCCTCATGCGCCAGGGCGAAGCGAAGCGGGTGCAGGCGCTCTTCGCGGCACTGGACATCCCCGTGGAAATAGTCCCCGCCCAGAAGGCCTTCTTCAAGGCCCTGAACGGACTCACCGATCCCGAAGAGAAGCGGGAGGCCATTACCCAGACGTTCTACAAGGACATTTTCCGCACCCTCGTCGACCGGAGCGGGGCCAAGGTCCTCCTGCAGGGGACGATCCTGACGGACGTCGACGAGACGGTGGCGGGGATCAAGAGGCAGCACAACGTCTTCGAGCAGCTCGGCATCGACCCGAAGAAGGCCTTCGGCTACAAGATCCTGGAGCCCCTCGTCCAGCTCCGCAAGGACGGCGTCCGCAAGCTCGGCCGGGCCCTCGGACTCCCCGAGTCCCTCTTCAACCGCATTCCATTCCCGGGGCCGGCCCTGGCGGCGCGGGTCATCGGCGAGGTGACGCCCGAGAAGATCCGCCTCGTCCGCAAGGCGACGGTCATCGTGGAGAAATTCCTGGGAGACACGGATGCCTTCCAGTACATGGCCATTCTTCACGACGACCGGGTGACGGGCATGCGCGAGGGAAAGCGGGAATTCGGGCGGCAGATCGAAGTCCGCTGCTGGGACAGCCTCGACGCCAGGACTGCGAAGCCGACCCGCCTGTCCTACGAAACGCTGGAGAAAATGGCCGATAAAATCATCCGGGACATCCCGGAGGTTGTCAGTATCACCTACAACATCGCCACCAAGCCGCCTTCCACGATCGAGGCGATCTGAGCGAAAGGATGACAAAAGCGACAGGAGGGGTCTGCCCCCTTTTTCAGATCTGGAGCGCGGGCGGAAAGCGGAGGGAGACCGTCGTGCCCCGGCCCAGGCGGCTGTCGATGAGCATGAAGCCGCCGTGGGCGGCCAGGATGTGCTTGACGATGGACAGCCCCAGGCCGGTGCCGCCCATCTCCCGGGAGCGGGTCCGGTCCACCCGGTAGAACCGCTCGCCGATCCGGTTGATCTCACCCTCGGGGATGCCGATCCCGGTGTCGCTGATCCGGATGATGGACCATCCGGCGGCGTCGGTCTCCGCGACAATGCCGATTTTCCCGTCTTCGGGCGTGAATTTGACGGCGTTGTCGAGGACGTTGAGAAGGGCCTGGACAAGCCGGTCCCGGTCGGCACGCAGGGGGGACAGGTCCGGCGGGATTTCCCGCTCCAGGGCGATCCGCTTTTGCCGGATCCGCTCCTCCAGGACGGGCAGCACCTGATCGAGGGCTTCGTCGAGGGGAACCTCTTCGAAGGAAAACCGCGTTTCACCCAGCTCGATGTTGGACAGCGTCAGGAGGTCGTCCAGGAGGCGGCTCAGGCGCCGGGCCTGCTCCTCGATGATCGCCAGGAAGCGATCCGACTGCTCCGGCTCTTCCACCGCTCCGCTCCGGAGCGTCTCCACGAACCCCAGGATGGCCGTCAGGGGGGTGCGGATCTCGTGGGCCATGTTGGCGACGAAGTCGATCCGCATCTGCTCCAGCCTCTTCATCCGCGTCACGTCATGAAAGACGAAGACCGCCTTTTCCTCCCCGGGGTCTCCCGACACGGGGTCGATGCTGACGTCCAGGACAAGGGAACGGGGCTGCCCCAGCATCAGCTCCCCCGTCATGGGCTTGTTCGTCTTCCGGAATTCGTCGAACAGGTTTTGGAGGTCGACATTCCGGAAGGCTTCCATCAGGGACTGGCCGGTCACGTCTCCGTAGCGGTCCGAGATCATGGAACGGAATGCCCGGTTGTATCCTTCGATCCGGCCGGCTGCGTCCAGGAGCATGACCCCCTCGCTCATGCCGGCGAAGGTGGCGATGAGCTTCGCCCGTTCCTCCCGGAGCTCGGCCACCTGGCCCCGCAACTCCTCCACCAGATGGTTGATGTTTTCACCGAGGAGTCTTACCTCGTCGGGACCCCGGACAATGAGGGTTCCTGTCGTTTCCCCCCGGCGCAGCCGTTCGGTGAAGATCTCCATCTCCCGGATCGGTGAGGCGAAGCGCCAGGAGAAGACCGCCGCGAACAGCAGAGACGCCGACAGGGCCAGGAGGCCCGTGATGAGCAGGGATTCCTGGAGGTTCTTCAGGGACGTGCGGACCTCCGTGAGGGGAAGCGCGAGGCGGACGAAGCCGGACTCCCCGTCGGTGCCCCGAATCGGAAAAGCCACGTAGAGCATGTCCACGCCGAGGGTCTGGCTGTAGCGAACGGCCCGGCCCTTGCCGCGCAGCCTCGCTTCCTGAAACTCGGGACGGTGGAGGTGGGTCTCCCGGATTTCGGACTGGGTCGCCGATTCCGCGAGCACTTTACCGGCGGCATCCACGACGGTGACCCGGGCGCCGGTGATTTCGGCGAGCATGCCGACCCGTCGGATGACCTGTTCCCGGGATTCGAGATCGATGATGCGGGCATAGGCCGTCAGCGTCGCCTCGTTCCGCTCGACGGCGATCTCCCGAATCTGCCGGCTCAGGATCAGGTACACCATCCCGAAGGTCAACAGGACGATGACGAGGTAGGTCGCGAGAATTCGGAGGAAAAGCCTGTTTTTCATCAGCCGTTCGGGTCCGGGCAGGCGTGGAACTGGTGGCGGACGCTCTCGCCGGTCACCATGTAGATGACCATGTCGGCGACGCCCTTGGCGTGGTCGGCGATCCGCTCCAGGTTCTTGGATATCTGCATGATCAGGAGCGCCCGGTGGATCGTCCGGGGGTCCTCCATCATGAAGGTCAGGAGCTCCCGGAAGATCTGGTCGTTGAGGCAGTCTACCGTGTTTTCCTCCTGGCGGACTTCGTCGGCCAGCGGGCAGTCTTCCCGGACGAGGGCGTCCAGGCTCTTCCGGATCATCCCCCGGGTGATTTCGGCCATTCGGGGCAGATCGATGTACGGCTTGAGCTGGGGCTCGTCGTTGAGAGCGATGGCCTTCTGGGCGATGTTGACGGCCATGTCGCCGATCCTCTCCAGGTGCCCGTTGATCTTGATGGCCGTCGTGATGAACCGCAGGTCCCGGGCGGCGGGCTGGCGGAGGGCCAGGAGACG encodes:
- a CDS encoding ExsB family transcriptional regulator, producing the protein MKGKEIKAEKLNTDQFIQEQVKEIRKAVGKGYAVNALSGGVDSSVVTALAHRALGDRLKTYFIENGLMRQGEAKRVQALFAALDIPVEIVPAQKAFFKALNGLTDPEEKREAITQTFYKDIFRTLVDRSGAKVLLQGTILTDVDETVAGIKRQHNVFEQLGIDPKKAFGYKILEPLVQLRKDGVRKLGRALGLPESLFNRIPFPGPALAARVIGEVTPEKIRLVRKATVIVEKFLGDTDAFQYMAILHDDRVTGMREGKREFGRQIEVRCWDSLDARTAKPTRLSYETLEKMADKIIRDIPEVVSITYNIATKPPSTIEAI
- a CDS encoding DUF3047 domain-containing protein, coding for MRTPPFRTMPVPILCLAACLLLAAVVFAAERSVLFREDFRSLDAWRPVAFPKVKAHSRYAVENRDGETVLRAESRGSASGLVYRREFNVYDYPKLRWRWKISNVYARGDTGGKAGDDYPIRIYVVFRYDPEKASALDRAVYGIAKALYGEYPPHSTLNYVWAGREDAPSLFTSPFTDRAKLLALEKGPRFVGRWRDESADILRDYRRAFGTDPPAAASLGIMNDSDNTGEAAVSWVDFIEVFRDGP
- a CDS encoding glycosyltransferase; this translates as MAPERCVLLMVKHPGFVPVKSRLAAALGPEAARSLYEALAADAVRSLASGDHALTVLYDPPEAREATASWLGQGPGYRPQRGADLGVRMVAGFREAFSGGFRKAVLVGSDVPGLGGDLVRQALTGLDGHDAVLGPARDGGYYLIGFRRETFPPEAFAGIPWSTGEVFSKTLEILEKNGRRVFVMPSRSDIDTAEDLERIAADPPAGLGPAFREWLLKRRRDHGRE
- a CDS encoding HAMP domain-containing protein, with amino-acid sequence MKNRLFLRILATYLVIVLLTFGMVYLILSRQIREIAVERNEATLTAYARIIDLESREQVIRRVGMLAEITGARVTVVDAAGKVLAESATQSEIRETHLHRPEFQEARLRGKGRAVRYSQTLGVDMLYVAFPIRGTDGESGFVRLALPLTEVRTSLKNLQESLLITGLLALSASLLFAAVFSWRFASPIREMEIFTERLRRGETTGTLIVRGPDEVRLLGENINHLVEELRGQVAELREERAKLIATFAGMSEGVMLLDAAGRIEGYNRAFRSMISDRYGDVTGQSLMEAFRNVDLQNLFDEFRKTNKPMTGELMLGQPRSLVLDVSIDPVSGDPGEEKAVFVFHDVTRMKRLEQMRIDFVANMAHEIRTPLTAILGFVETLRSGAVEEPEQSDRFLAIIEEQARRLSRLLDDLLTLSNIELGETRFSFEEVPLDEALDQVLPVLEERIRQKRIALEREIPPDLSPLRADRDRLVQALLNVLDNAVKFTPEDGKIGIVAETDAAGWSIIRISDTGIGIPEGEINRIGERFYRVDRTRSREMGGTGLGLSIVKHILAAHGGFMLIDSRLGRGTTVSLRFPPALQI
- the phoU gene encoding phosphate signaling complex protein PhoU, with translation MEEKRHTSSHYERELQEVKEGLLYIGALTEKAIEQAMASLLDRDSLLARRVVAEDDRIDALDMELEERCIRLLALRQPAARDLRFITTAIKINGHLERIGDMAVNIAQKAIALNDEPQLKPYIDLPRMAEITRGMIRKSLDALVREDCPLADEVRQEENTVDCLNDQIFRELLTFMMEDPRTIHRALLIMQISKNLERIADHAKGVADMVIYMVTGESVRHQFHACPDPNG
- a CDS encoding glycosyltransferase family 2 protein, with protein sequence MKTRPDISVIVPVFGEEAGIGERIRRIRAVEAGATPEILIVDGAPEGNTLKALADPDVIGLTAPQGRAVQMNRGAAQASGEILLFLHADTDLPDRAFSMIRRAMADETAAAGAFDLSIRSPRMAFRVIERTASRRSRITRIPYGDQAIFLRRSYFQAIGGYREIPLMEDVDLMRRIKRRGDRVVFLEARVSTSARRWEREGILRCTLRNWTLIGLYLLGVSPGRLARFYP
- a CDS encoding FAD-dependent oxidoreductase yields the protein MDGNEFDLIVIGGGAAGFVSSKLAAGLGKKVALVERDRLGGECTWNGCVPSKTLIRSARACRQIRDGERFGLRVEGPLRIDPSGVLDHVRAVVNKVYEGHPPESFRGLGIDVRFGSPRFLDPHRIDLDGTVLSARRFVIATGSGPLVPPVPGLESVPFLTNRNVFALERLPASLLVLGGGAVGIELSAALNRLGVETTVVEMLPRVLMREDRELADRLAGMLEAEGVRILTGRKAVAAASRDGGIVLTVEDAAGQRSDLEAEAVLVAVGRRPNVEGLDLDRAGVAFGPKGIETNGALRTTAPGIYACGDVVGPFQFSHMAEYQARIATLNALLPFRRKADYRLAGWCTYTDPELAHLGLTEEEAREALGDGIDVYRWSYGAIDRGRTDGTEEGMVKVICDRRGRVVGAHILGERAGELIHEIQLLRFLDVPFHRAESMIHLYPTYNDAIKAPSRLAYRTKLERSPFLKILRAVVSFGKQE